atttttcatttttaggaatgttttggccaattcaagcatcattaactaaatttgaagtatcctgagtacccaaaacatcatactctGGTTGTGGATTTTAAAAGAACAAAtctattattttttttcaaagaccctcttcttcttcttctccctctcaataattcttattttaaacaaaaatcaacttattaatttaatcttAATAATCATTAATTAGCTTACCTTAACTCACTAATCATTGCACTAACTTAATAAGAAAGAGTAATTTTTGCATTAAGGTAAATATTTGGATAATGGGTGTTCTACTTTACTTCCAAATGACCTACTAGTGAAAAGAAAATTCCCCCTCAAttaggggtgagcaaaaagtccggaaccgcggatttcacctGTGTCCGTCCACAAAATTGTGGGTGAAACCCAATCCGTAAGAtctatgggccggacacgggtgaGATTCTCAAATCCACACTTTTAACGGTTTGGTTGCAGTTGGAGTATGcaatccgcggattcacccgcaccgtaGGGGAAAATTAAGTGATACATTTCACACAAGTGCAGGCTGGATGTTCGAGCAGTATAGGAACTTCATCCATCACATGTACTTCACCATTGAATTTGTCAAACCCAAGTTCGAGTTCTACATCCAACTTGAATACAAACGAGTCGGATACATATCGGTTACCAATGATTCCTGATTTTCCTAACTGCAGATATACAATTCCAAATAGTGGAGCAGTTCTCTCTTGCTTAGATTGTTTCCTTGCATCTGGAACCCCACGTGTGTATGGATATGGAGTGAGCAAAATGACTTTCTTTGCTCAATTCAGGGGTGGGACGTGTACGACTACCAAATCTGGCGATCCAAGTATTGTTATTCACAGGGCAATGTATCTGCTGCTTTAATCGGGTTTCGGGATATATGATACTACCGAAAACAACTGTGAAGATTTTGCATTATATTGCTAGACAGGTCTTATACATCGCAAGAAGATCACATAAGCTATGAGCAAACCAGTTGTTACTAGCGGACAAGCTAATTAAGTACCATGTTATGAGATACCGTAATGATATTGGTGTTCGAGATGATGTGATCAAAGTGTCTGTGGAAGACTTGGTGAAGCTGGGTCTGGGTCCTAATCCTGGTAAGGACGCAGCTCAGGATGGCGCATATGCTTTTAGAAAAGAAAAGTCAATCCATGGACCTGGTTATCCTTTCAGTTCCCAAGCAAAAAAAGAATCTAGTTGAAccagattttgtgcccgtgctacgcatcgGGCGGACTTAAAAACCATGCATTttcatttggtgtggctcggtttCATCTCGCCCTGTCCCAATGCAGGctttggattttttatttaggTGTGTATCGGCTTCGGCTCGCCCCATCTCGATGCATGGTTAGATGTGGCGAATAACTAATaaattgaaaatgaagaagagacTTGTACATGCTCTAAAGAGTCAGCTGCTCAACGAAGAATCACCTGTTCCGGATATATTCTTTTACTTTTCTACTTTATGAAAATAATTTGACGGACCCGAAAatcatgcattttttatttggtgtggctcgacTTCGCCTCGCCCTGTCTCAATGCAGTGTGTCGGTTTCGCCTCACCCCATCTCGATGGATGGTTTGGATGGGGCTAATAACTAATAAACCGAAAATGAAGAAGAGACTTGTACATGCACTAAAGAGTCAGCTGCACAGCCAAGAATTACCTGTTCCGGATATATTCTTTTACTTGTCTACTTTATGAAAATGACCTGGTGAGACACAACCAGGGAGCTTATGAACATGTATTTCACTGCAGGCCCATGTGATGGCCAACATAGTCAGCTGCAGGTTGAGTAAGCATCTACTTCAAATCAAGCAGGAGTAGTCGATTGAGCATCAAGATGATCTGTCTCGGGTTTCACTTCCTTAGTATTGTTCGTGCAAAGAGagttcaagatagataaaacaATTCAATGCACCGTTAAAAGTATTCTCAAGGTTCGAGTTGTGTCTTTAGCCATTTACGGTTTCCAATCCTCGACGTCCTAGTATCCTATTTgcttaaacaaaaaaataaaatgattcGAACTAAACCATCGACATTTTAATGCACCAGTGAATCTGTTGTTATTCTCCAAATTAATGAATTCTTTAAAGCTTTCGATATAAGTTAACCTATGGGGTTACATATGGTGACGACCAAACGATAGATGAAGCTCTATATTATTTACTTAACTCGAGGAGTGACCATTTTCATTGTTGTACAGCCGTCAAGGCATCGATAAATCATTCCATACATTGATAGTTCCAACTTCCAAGTAAAAACTTTTGAGTTTCATCAATagatgaaaacaaaagaaaaattatgaGTTAGCTGgaggaaaaaaaaacttacacTAATGTGAAACCAAACAAGAAAGTCTAAAATTCAACCTGAGATCTCCATGACATTTCAAAATTCAAACCATTTTGAAGATTATCAAAATTACAGTTTCAAGCCAAAAGTTTGAAACTAAAAATTAGAATATGATGGAGATGAAGTTAGAATTTCGTCCCATTAGTCACTACACCAACGTAATAAAATATTCTTCCATTATAAACTTGAGCGAAAAAACATTAAGCAACCTTAATCAATTTACAATTTAGCCAATTTATagcatcatcaacttcttcattacAGTTCACAGTTCTCGGGATAATGAAAGAACAAACCTTCCCTGAACCTCTACACTGCCTGCACGTTCCGAGCTTGGTTCCTAGATGCGCACATGATCTGCGACTCCCTTAAAAAAGATCAATATAAGCTGTGAACAAAGAAGATAATGTACACATAAAAGAAAAGATCTGTAGCTACTTACTAATCTAACGAATCCGTAAAAACAATAAACAACATTTCCCTAGCTAATAACCTGATGCATAAGAAACATTGCAATAAGAAGGTTAAATAGTCCGCCAGCAACACAATATGATGAGGAAGCATGCCCCAAGAATGTCCAGCAAGATACCAAACACAATATGTATTCATAAGAGGTTATGCTAAATTAAACAATCAAtgacaaaacaatcactcatggAATAGTaatgaaaaaaatagaaaaactgCATAATATTAGAGGGATGAGTGAATCATATGGTAATGCACTAAAAAGAATAACACAATATATAAAAAGGATCAGAGGGATTctaaagaaagaaacacaaaCTAATACTATATTACTGAAGCTGCAATGGTCTATCTATTTCTTCTGTTTCGGTAGACTTCTATTCTACCGTTCAAAAGgaatcaaaattcaatattttcatgGACAATTGTGATTCAAGGAGAACAATTGTAGAAACAAAACTTGATTAATAAAAGAATTTGGTGTTTTCTTTAATATGCTACATAAACTCAAGATGGCATCATGCAAACTGAACACAAACTGAAGAGCAGATTTAAGCataaccaaaaaaacaaaaacaaaaaaaaacaaaaaaacaaagtcGGTTCACCAATTTTAGCATCTAAATTTATATCTCCTTACAGCTAAACTTGTCATTAACTCAAGCCTTTTTACAAACAGATGGATAGTAGTATTCACGGCAACCATTGTTAAAGACATTAAGACCCAAGATAACTACAACTATTTAAGCCATATTTAATCTATCAGTAAAAGAAATCTCAAAAAGCTTACATACCTTGATCAAGCTTGTTTTTTGTGATTCTAATTTGGTTCCTAAATCAAAAAGTAAAATAACCCTGTCAATTCCCCTGTAAAAAAAACAGTAGAGTTTAGAGGGGTTTCCTTAATCACCTCCAAAAACAGCAAATCAACTTCATCCTCTCcaatcgaaaccctaactttcttcaataaaccctaattagccactgATAACGCTTTTTCTCTAGTAAGGTTAAGCATGTTAAGGTTAAGAAGAAGATTCATCCTCAATTTACAGAACCATAATTACTCAATTCTTCCCCAGAACGGCTACAACATCTAATTCACTTCACCCCGTTCCTCAATCGACTAAACCCACTCCTTAATTCTTCTTGTACATCACTAACTTGAATCAACTTTCTGAGAAACcctaagtcctttctctgaaacccccTTTTCAGTTGAGCCTAATTAAATTACCTGACGATCTTCACCACCAGAAACCCCTCTTAGATCTTACTCTTATTCATTCAATGTTCAAACTCTCAGTTTTTGATTCTCAAAGCAATCGCAGAAGAAGAAcatgtagaagaaaaaaaaagaaagaagaggagaagaagataaTCGATTCTAGGTTTAGTTATTTTAACGGAGGTAGTGTCTACTTGACTGGCGTTAGTAACGTCCAGTTAAGTTTTCGGTGTAAATCAAATGTAAGAAATTTATTAGCTATACACCTCTACGTAAGTGTCATATACCCACCTTTTGTTTAACGGTGTTACAATCGGTCGGTTAAATATTGGGTGTAAACATAGTGTTATTAAAATTTTAATGTCCCGACAAATAAAATCACGTCACTTGTCCTTTCCAGAATTGATATGTGTGAAAgtttttatctaatttaatttgaggaGGATGTCATACTCACCGTGTAATCGACGTGGGTGCTCATATGACTTAGCATTTTAAAGAAGGGGAGATGTGGGCATGAAATGAATCTTTGGAAGTGGGGATAGGCCTATGAAAATGTTGCTGCTTGACACGCGTTCATATGGTATTTTGTCAACTGTTGTGCGGATTGTTGCTTTTTGCAATGTAGTCAAGTGACTCAAATTAcatggttttacctatttcctatCCCCATTTCTCCTAACTCCTATCCCAACTACATAGAATATATTTTATATAACtctttttaaaatgggtaaataaAACTCACTTCCTTACTTTCCATTTTAAAAGAACAGGCTGGAACATAATTATCAAATCCTCATTTTCATCATATTTGAAAATGAATTACAAAACTTATTTTTATTCCCGTAATAATATGATAGCATGTTGACAAAATTGGTGATGATTGATTACATTGCAAACCTAATTAAATACTGATAATCCAATTATATGATTCCATCTTAATTTCACTTTTATACACCCATTCTCATTTCGCATCTCGCACCAATACAAAAGATCAATAAAGAAAGCAAAAGTGAATTGCTGATTTTATGGTTGATTACAGGCATCATTCTTTTCAATTTTAGTATAAAACCATCATTAGATAGATCATTAAAAGGAAACAGTTGTTGCATAATCTACGGATGTCAGTAGTGGTTCcgaggaagaaaaaaaagatgttAGCAGATAGTAGTGGTATTGATCTGTGACTAGATTCTAGAGAAAGGGGATGAAGGAAGACGGTGATGAAAGTCACTCCTATAAAGCAGTAATATGGTGAGTTTTGTTGACCCAATCTACAAAGAGTTATAAAAAAATCTAGTTTATTGGGTTGGGATAGGATTTAGGAAAAGTAGGGATGTGAAATAGGTAAACCAATTACATTATCAGTTTTTTCTGACCCGTAATTTTAGTCAAGTGACTCAAATTACATTATCAGTTTTTTCTGACCCGTAATTTTAGCTCTACAAAAGTTCATTTTTTCTTTGGTCTATCAGCGGCCTGTAATTGCATCTTCTCTGCGGCTTTCAGTGGtagtttcaactttttttttgtttgactaAATTCACGGTTAATCCTCATCTGGTCTGTATCACCCGCTGATCCGTGGATGTGAAATCTGCGGATGATTGGACCGGACACGATTGAATTTTACAAATCCACAACTTTGACGGATTGAACACGGGTGATCCCGAATCTGTTGCACACTCCTACCCTCAATATTGAGGGAGCGGTGCTCAAAAAATGGTTCCTCGGTATGTGAGGCCCACATGCTATTCAGATCACACCAATATCGTGAGGCCCACTATCTATTCGTCCCCACTGAAATTTAGTGGTCCCCACTTCTGATCCTTACGAATTTAATCCTCTCACACGCGTCAGATTAATGTACCTCGAGATGTTCAAAAGAAAATTACTCAAACTGCAAGGATATTAACGTACTTCTGTAAAAAGTGTATAGTTTGCTTTGTCTTCTGGTCTTCTTTAGTGTTCTGtaaaaaaatttctttcttttcaagtattattattattttgacttGATTTAGACCAGCAGGACTGGTTAGTTCGAGGTCGGAGAGAGAGAAGTTAGAGATACCGAGATTAACTCTTACTACTAGAATCCCTCTCTCTTAATACATACATAGACGCCTGAAAGAATGGGATTCATATCTTTTGTTGGAAGGGTTCTCTTTGTCTCTGTTTTTATCGTCTCGGCTTGGCAAGAGTATGttttacttttcttcttcttctatagatCTAGTTACTTTATGTGATCTAGTTTGTGTCTTTGTTtttagctaaactagggttttatgTTTTTCTTTAATAATGTTGATATACTTGGATCTGATTGTTATTAGCACTCTGGTTTAGCTTTGATCTATTCGCTGATTGATTTGTTTTTATGGAGACGATGTCAAACTATAGTTtctaagatttttttattttttatttttatgtttaagAAGAGGGCAATATGCATTGACTGTTGTATGCTCTATTAGGTGCAAGTATTTTGTATTATGAAAAAATACAAACCCAATATAACTTAGTATTGCAATGTTTAGgtggtgtatatatatatttttagtggTTTTGGGTAGTAATGAATTCACATAGATGTAATTTAGTAATTTGGAAATCGGAAATCGGAAAATTCCTTGTATATTGAAAGAATGGGATTCAGTGATTTcctttgattgattgaatttttgtATATTGAACTCTGCTTTCAAATTTGGCAAGAAATTGAATGGTATATTCTGCTTTCAAATTTGGCAAGAAATTGAATGGTATATTTCCAATTAGTCAGATTTCCAATAATTGtatatttgatgaaaaatggggAAGGCACGTGGGAGGAAATCGAAAGGAGTTCCTTGCCTTAAGgaaaagcaaaaaaagaaaaaaaaaaggaaggaaatagAATAAAGGGGTAGTTCTGTGGACTTAGCGGATATATAGTGCGTAGTTCAGTTACCAATTTGGATAGGTTTTCTCATGCAAAAGGCACCAAACATTAGTTTTGCATTGGTACATTCTCAAACTGTTTTGGTCTTTACTGGGTATTATTACCTCACCCTCTCAGTAGGTGTCTGTATGTTAGCTTACATAATGCTTTCTTAAAATCTGTTACATGATTGGAATGGCTGTATTCACTTTTTCAAGAAGTTGGACGACAAATTTCATAATGGCTGAAAAATTCTCTTGGTTCTGAATCTAAAGTATCTTAGTAATGTTTTTTGTTCTTTGTAATACCTTTCATGAAACTTTGTTCTTGACCTCTTCTTTGATGTCTATTGAGTTGGTGCATGTTCCACACCTGCTGTTCTTTCTATACAGTTGAATTGTTGGTATTCCCTTGGTTCAATTATTTTAAAACAGGTAAACTGAATAAGGGGCTTGAGATGGTAGTACTAATGGAATGCTATATCATATTAACTCAGGTTCAATGAGTTTGGAGTTGATGGTGGGAATGCAGCAAAGGCCTTTGAACCCAAGTACAGTATTTTCACCAAGCATGTAACCACTTATACTGGGAAAGAGCTACCAAACATTGAGGTGAGAAATCTGCCTTCTTTTAACTTTCTTCTCATATGGTCTTACACAGTTGATTCTCCTTCTGTACAATGTGATTCAGCATACATGTTTTTGTCCTTAACAGATAAAACATATAGTTGCAGCTGCCATTGCACTGAAAGGGATTGGAGGCGTACTTTTTATCTTCGGCAGCTCTTTTGGAGCTTATCTACTGGTATAGATTCTCCTTCCAGTTTTATCTGTATTTACCATTTTTCTCCCGGAAGTGTAGGCATATACTCCTTTAAGAAACAACTTATTGCGTCCATTTGTTCTTACTTGTGCCATTTATATTGTAGTTGATTCATTTGGCTATCACGACTCCGATCTTATTTGACTTTTACAACTACGATATCGAGAAACCTCAGTGTGTTCAACTGTTCGTCAAATTCACACAGGTATACGTTATCAGATAATCGTTCTTCTGTGTTTCATGTGTCATCATCCTTCGGAAAACAACTGGGATTAACTGGAAGTAACTTTTCTGCAGAGTTTGGCACTTTTCGGTGCACTGCTCTTCTTCTTAGGGATGAAGAATTCAGTAGGTCCAAGAAGACAAACCAAGAAGAAAATTACTAAAACCAAGACGGGTTAGATAAAGACTAGTAGAGGATGAAGTTATCAGATTGCAGACGTACTTTTAGAATCTTAAACTTCTTGTATCAGTTTTACATTTtacttgcttttttttttttttttgaacagagattcatgaaaatatgatctTCTATTGGATGAACCTTTGTTCTATCGAAATAGAAATCTCTTGTAGTACCAGTTTTTCTGTtaatttaaaattttcttttctcCTAGTTTCAGTTTTTGCTTTAGTTTCTGAAGAAAACTCACATCTTCTGTGGGGCTTATTTGCTATTGTCTATTTACTGGATCCCTTTATAGTAAAGTATCTAAAATATGTAGATTGTATCGTCCACTGCTGTACCAGACAGACGCAGATAAGGTTCTACTTACAGCATCACATCGTCCCAAATATACATTTCTTCTTTCAAGATTTTTCTTCATTCCACTTCCACTCAGAACACCATGCTATCTCTAAACCAACCAAAACCACCACCACAACTCCTCCACCAAACGCTAACCTCCTCTTTCCTTACCCCTCAGCCACTCCACCAGTCTATCTTCGGGATCCAGAAACACCGGTCTAAATCCATTATCACTGTAAGAGCATCACGACGACCGCCTCCACCACCAAGTCAACAAAATCAAAGCCTCTATCAACCATTCCGTCCACCACCAGCGCAAGTTCCAGCTCAATACCGTGATCTAGACCTCGAAGCTCGTCTGGCAATCCTTCGAGACCGTCTTGGCGTCTGGTATGAATATGCTACTCTAATCCCACCACTATTTCAACAAGGATTCACACCTTCCTCCATTGAAGAGGCAACTGGGATCACTGGGGTGGAACAGAACCGGTTAGTTGTGGCTGCAAAAGTTCGAGATTCATTTTCTCAAACAGAGCTCGAACCTCAAGCCCTTGGCTTCTTCGATAATGGTGGTGCTGAAATACTCTACGAAATCCGCCTTCTCTCTGCCGCGCAAAGAGTCGCTTCTGCCCGGTATATTATCGAGAAACGGTTTGATGCCCGGGAGACTCAAGAACTTGCCAAGGCAATTAAGGATTTCCCAAGAAGGCAAagtgataaaggttgggaaaaCTTCAATTACTTATACCCAGGTGATTGTCTCGCTTTTTATTTCTATAGACAAAGTAGAGAACATAAGAATCCATCTGATCAAAGAACCATAAATCTCGAGAAAGCATTAGAAATGGCTGAAACAGATAAGGCAAAAAAGAGAATTTTAGATGAATTAAACATAAAATCAGGTGATGAGATTGAGGAAATCGAAATTAAGATTAAGGTTCCAGTAGTGAGGATGAAAATGGGAGAGCTTTCAGAATCATCAAAGGTCGTAATGTTGCCAGTTTGTAAAGCGGAAGATGGTGAGATACCAGTGATGGAAGCACCTGAAGAGTGTAAAAGTGAAGGGGAGTTTGGAGTGTTGAATGCAGAGAAAGGATGGAAGAGATGGGTAGTTTTGCCTGGCTGGGATCCAGTGG
Above is a genomic segment from Papaver somniferum cultivar HN1 chromosome 10, ASM357369v1, whole genome shotgun sequence containing:
- the LOC113318508 gene encoding rubisco accumulation factor 1.1, chloroplastic-like codes for the protein MLSLNQPKPPPQLLHQTLTSSFLTPQPLHQSIFGIQKHRSKSIITVRASRRPPPPPSQQNQSLYQPFRPPPAQVPAQYRDLDLEARLAILRDRLGVWYEYATLIPPLFQQGFTPSSIEEATGITGVEQNRLVVAAKVRDSFSQTELEPQALGFFDNGGAEILYEIRLLSAAQRVASARYIIEKRFDARETQELAKAIKDFPRRQSDKGWENFNYLYPGDCLAFYFYRQSREHKNPSDQRTINLEKALEMAETDKAKKRILDELNIKSGDEIEEIEIKIKVPVVRMKMGELSESSKVVMLPVCKAEDGEIPVMEAPEECKSEGEFGVLNAEKGWKRWVVLPGWDPVVKLGKGVVVEFLDARVLPWKVNRWYKEEPILVVVDRNRKEVVAEDGFFLISNSKQGDNGFKVERGSTLIDLGVKECLGSVVLVVRPPKEENEDQLADEDWE
- the LOC113317201 gene encoding uncharacterized protein LOC113317201 — its product is MGFISFVGRVLFVSVFIVSAWQEFNEFGVDGGNAAKAFEPKYSIFTKHVTTYTGKELPNIEIKHIVAAAIALKGIGGVLFIFGSSFGAYLLLIHLAITTPILFDFYNYDIEKPQCVQLFVKFTQSLALFGALLFFLGMKNSVGPRRQTKKKITKTKTG